A portion of the [Limnothrix rosea] IAM M-220 genome contains these proteins:
- a CDS encoding DUF2973 domain-containing protein: MFHFLFILAFGTIATIAAINLVRSFMMLSSETRVYPNFQSNGSPQPPRPKFTPHPEMLDDAGRPISEPLLVVRSLDVEDARQRLDNLYNASPSKDDVDGDA; this comes from the coding sequence ATGTTTCATTTTCTATTTATCTTGGCATTCGGTACTATTGCGACCATCGCAGCAATTAATCTGGTTCGCAGTTTTATGATGCTGAGTAGTGAAACAAGGGTCTATCCAAATTTTCAGAGTAATGGGTCACCTCAACCGCCTCGCCCTAAGTTTACGCCTCATCCAGAAATGCTCGACGATGCTGGTCGTCCCATTAGTGAGCCGCTTTTAGTTGTGCGTTCCCTTGATGTGGAAGATGCGAGACAGCGTTTGGATAATCTCTATAATGCTTCCCCTAGTAAAGATGATGTAGATGGTGACGCGTAA
- a CDS encoding heavy metal translocating P-type ATPase, which translates to METRRFQIKGMSCAACAAAVEKALAKADGVEVAQVNFATERARVEFDENAVNLNGLQQAVSKAGYEAIPIVEGDRQAQQQEKEREKARHLRELTRKVWVAGILSAVIVVGSLPMMLGTPIPFIAHWWHNPWLQWVLTTPIMFWAGQSFFTGAWHSLQNRRSDMNTLVALGTGVAYIYSAIATVFSAQLQTWGMPTDVYFESAAVIIALILLGRLLEQRARGKTAAAIKELMGLQVKTARLIDGENTKDIPIENVQVGDRLLIRPGEKIPVDGEIVDGSSTVDEAMVTGESLPMEKEKGDRLIGSTINKTGRLIMTATHVGKDTVLAQIIQLVEEAQGSKAPIQKLADQVTGWFVPVVLAIAVITFAVWVALGNLSLAIVTFVSVLIIACPCALGLATPTSIMVGTGVGAKRGVLIKDAQSLEIAAQLDVIVLDKTGTLTQGKPSVTDYKNLIDESRFWSVVASIEHSSEHPLAEALFNFAQAENIPVLPIDNFQSATGKGVQADIEDSTIHIGTAQWFEELAIALPSDLKTQQLTWQQEAKTVIWVAENQQVIGLVALADQLKASSRDVVQRLKNRGLKVVLLTGDNQQTAEAIADQAGIEEVYAQVRPDQKAAVIKSLQEQPHNPKVAMVGDGINDSPALAQADVGIAIGTGTDVAIAASDLTLISGDLEGILTAINLSRATLTNIRQNLFFAFIYNTASIPIAAGLLSAWGILLNPIIAGGAMAMSSVSVVTNALRLKNIEQKL; encoded by the coding sequence ATGGAAACGCGACGTTTTCAGATTAAAGGGATGAGTTGTGCGGCTTGTGCGGCGGCTGTGGAAAAGGCTTTAGCGAAGGCTGATGGGGTAGAGGTTGCCCAGGTGAATTTTGCGACGGAGCGGGCAAGGGTTGAATTTGACGAAAATGCGGTTAATTTAAACGGGTTGCAACAGGCGGTATCAAAAGCAGGTTACGAAGCAATTCCGATAGTTGAGGGCGATCGCCAAGCGCAGCAGCAAGAGAAAGAACGAGAAAAAGCAAGGCATTTAAGAGAGTTAACTCGCAAGGTTTGGGTAGCGGGAATATTGAGCGCGGTGATTGTGGTCGGTAGTTTGCCGATGATGTTGGGAACGCCGATCCCCTTTATTGCCCACTGGTGGCACAATCCTTGGCTGCAATGGGTTTTGACGACCCCGATTATGTTTTGGGCGGGACAAAGTTTTTTTACTGGGGCGTGGCACAGTCTGCAAAATCGTCGCTCGGATATGAATACGCTGGTAGCTCTAGGCACTGGAGTTGCCTATATTTATTCGGCGATCGCCACAGTTTTTTCGGCTCAATTACAAACTTGGGGCATGCCGACAGATGTTTACTTTGAAAGTGCGGCGGTGATTATTGCGCTAATTCTTTTGGGTCGTCTATTGGAGCAACGGGCGCGGGGCAAAACGGCGGCAGCCATTAAAGAATTGATGGGATTGCAGGTTAAAACAGCGCGATTAATTGACGGAGAAAACACGAAAGATATTCCCATTGAAAATGTGCAGGTGGGCGATCGCCTCCTGATTCGTCCCGGCGAAAAAATTCCGGTAGACGGCGAAATTGTCGATGGCAGTTCCACGGTGGATGAGGCGATGGTGACTGGGGAATCTTTGCCTATGGAAAAAGAAAAAGGCGATCGCCTAATTGGCTCCACCATTAATAAAACGGGTCGCTTGATTATGACAGCAACCCACGTCGGTAAAGACACCGTTTTGGCGCAAATTATTCAGCTAGTGGAAGAGGCGCAGGGGAGTAAAGCCCCCATTCAAAAATTAGCCGATCAAGTTACGGGTTGGTTTGTGCCTGTGGTGTTGGCGATCGCCGTAATCACTTTTGCGGTGTGGGTCGCTTTGGGCAATTTATCGCTGGCAATTGTGACCTTTGTAAGTGTGCTGATTATTGCTTGTCCCTGTGCATTGGGCTTGGCGACTCCGACTTCCATCATGGTGGGCACGGGCGTTGGCGCAAAGCGGGGTGTGCTAATTAAAGATGCCCAAAGTTTAGAAATTGCAGCGCAGTTAGACGTGATTGTGCTGGATAAAACGGGGACATTAACCCAAGGCAAACCCAGCGTCACCGACTACAAAAACTTAATTGATGAGTCACGATTTTGGTCAGTAGTTGCCAGCATCGAGCATTCCTCAGAACATCCCCTTGCTGAGGCATTATTTAATTTTGCCCAAGCTGAAAATATTCCTGTGCTGCCCATCGATAATTTCCAATCGGCAACAGGCAAAGGAGTCCAAGCGGATATCGAAGATTCGACCATTCATATCGGTACAGCCCAATGGTTCGAGGAGTTGGCGATCGCCCTCCCTTCTGACCTCAAAACTCAACAATTAACTTGGCAGCAGGAAGCAAAAACCGTGATTTGGGTGGCGGAGAATCAGCAAGTTATCGGTCTGGTTGCCCTCGCAGATCAACTAAAAGCCAGCAGTCGAGATGTGGTGCAGCGTCTGAAAAATCGCGGTCTAAAAGTTGTCTTACTCACCGGCGATAATCAACAAACCGCCGAGGCGATCGCCGATCAAGCAGGTATTGAGGAAGTCTACGCTCAAGTACGACCCGACCAAAAAGCTGCGGTGATTAAATCCCTCCAAGAACAACCCCACAACCCAAAAGTGGCGATGGTAGGAGACGGCATTAATGATTCCCCAGCCCTTGCCCAAGCCGATGTGGGCATTGCCATTGGTACAGGAACCGATGTGGCGATCGCCGCCAGTGATTTAACCCTAATTTCTGGCGATTTAGAGGGAATTTTAACCGCGATTAATCTCAGCCGCGCCACCCTAACTAACATTCGTCAAAACTTATTTTTCGCCTTTATCTACAACACTGCCAGTATTCCCATTGCCGCTGGCTTGCTGAGCGCGTGGGGAATTCTGCTGAATCCAATTATTGCCGGGGGAGCCATGGCGATGAGTTCAGTTTCTGTGGTGACCAATGCCCTACGTTTAAAAAATATTGAACAAAAACTTTAG
- the petB gene encoding cytochrome b6, whose translation MFTKEVTDSKLYKWFNERLEIQAISDDISSKYVPPHVNIFYCLGGITLTCFIIQFATGFAMTFYYKPTVAEAFTSVQYLMNEVNFGWLIRSIHKWSASMMVLMMILHIFRVYLTGGFKRPRELTWITGVIMACITVSFGVTGYSLPWDQVGYWAVKIVSGVPAAIPIVGDQMVELLRGGTSVGQATLTRFYSIHTFVLPWLIAVFMLAHFLMIRKQGISGPL comes from the coding sequence ATGTTTACAAAAGAAGTTACCGACTCAAAATTATATAAGTGGTTTAACGAGCGGCTAGAAATCCAGGCAATCTCCGATGATATTTCTAGCAAATACGTTCCCCCCCATGTCAATATCTTCTATTGCTTGGGCGGCATTACCCTAACCTGTTTCATTATCCAATTTGCAACTGGATTTGCAATGACCTTCTACTACAAACCTACCGTAGCAGAAGCATTTACATCAGTTCAGTACCTCATGAATGAAGTCAACTTCGGTTGGCTAATTCGCTCCATTCACAAATGGTCTGCGAGCATGATGGTTCTAATGATGATCTTGCACATTTTCCGCGTTTACCTCACCGGCGGCTTCAAGCGTCCCCGTGAATTAACTTGGATTACCGGCGTGATCATGGCTTGTATTACCGTTTCCTTCGGCGTTACTGGCTACTCCCTCCCTTGGGATCAAGTTGGTTACTGGGCGGTGAAAATCGTATCCGGCGTACCCGCTGCAATTCCCATTGTCGGGGATCAAATGGTTGAACTACTTCGTGGTGGCACGAGCGTTGGTCAAGCTACCTTGACTCGTTTCTACAGCATCCACACCTTCGTCTTACCTTGGTTAATTGCGGTCTTCATGTTGGCCCACTTCCTCATGATCCGTAAGCAAGGTATTTCTGGTCCTTTGTAA
- a CDS encoding type II toxin-antitoxin system PemK/MazF family toxin: MKRGEVWWINFDPSVGGEIRKKRPAVIVSDNVANRNLNRVQVIPLTSNIERVYPAETLVTVDGKSSKAMADQLTTVAKQRMLNRVGEPSPDDMGKIEVVMALQLGLQLG; the protein is encoded by the coding sequence ATGAAGCGCGGAGAAGTTTGGTGGATTAATTTTGATCCTTCTGTCGGCGGCGAAATTCGTAAAAAACGCCCTGCGGTAATTGTCAGCGACAATGTAGCAAACCGTAATTTAAATCGAGTTCAAGTCATTCCTCTCACCAGTAACATTGAACGCGTTTACCCAGCAGAGACTCTAGTCACGGTAGATGGAAAATCCTCTAAGGCTATGGCAGATCAGTTGACTACTGTTGCCAAGCAAAGAATGCTCAATCGAGTAGGCGAACCCTCACCAGACGACATGGGTAAAATCGAAGTCGTTATGGCGCTTCAGTTAGGTTTACAGTTGGGATAA
- a CDS encoding RpoD/SigA family RNA polymerase sigma factor, which yields MFDTTPSIHTAPEEDLEITQANSKDSDLEDIETVTKTVEAAYSDLDATASSLRSSRSRNEDTVGAFFKEMARYPLLKPDEEIQLAHSVKFLNDSEEMRLKLTEELGRSPSKEEWAAALNIETVKGLNAQLYKGRVAKRKMIRSNLRLVVSIAKRYLNRGVPFLDLIQEGAIGLNRAAEKFDPNKGYKFSTYAYWWIRQAITRTIANDARTIRLPIHIVEKLNKLKKAQRTLKQKLQRNPSETELAAELDISADQLHHLLQLRRQSLSLNHRVGKGEDTELVDLLEDDGLQLPEERMSEAMMRQELWDVLGDVLTDREKEVIALRYGLSSEQPHTLEEVGGIFNLSRERVRQIQSKAMRKLRRPQVARKLKSWLY from the coding sequence ATGTTCGACACAACACCCTCCATTCATACCGCCCCGGAAGAAGATTTGGAAATCACCCAAGCAAACTCTAAAGATAGCGACTTAGAAGACATTGAAACTGTTACTAAAACCGTTGAGGCAGCCTATTCTGACCTTGATGCTACAGCTAGTAGTCTTAGGTCCTCCCGGAGTCGTAACGAAGATACTGTTGGTGCCTTTTTTAAGGAGATGGCACGTTATCCATTACTTAAGCCCGACGAAGAAATTCAACTTGCCCACAGCGTGAAATTCCTTAATGATTCTGAGGAAATGCGTCTCAAATTAACGGAGGAATTGGGGCGATCGCCGAGTAAAGAAGAGTGGGCAGCAGCTCTTAATATCGAGACTGTAAAAGGTCTAAATGCCCAGCTCTATAAGGGTCGCGTTGCTAAGCGTAAAATGATTCGCTCTAATTTGCGTTTAGTTGTTTCCATCGCCAAGCGCTATCTTAACCGTGGCGTTCCTTTCCTTGATTTGATTCAAGAAGGGGCGATCGGTCTTAACCGCGCAGCAGAAAAATTTGACCCCAACAAAGGTTATAAGTTTTCGACCTATGCTTATTGGTGGATCCGCCAAGCGATCACTCGGACGATCGCCAACGATGCTCGTACCATTCGTCTTCCCATTCACATTGTTGAAAAACTCAACAAATTGAAGAAGGCGCAACGCACCCTCAAGCAGAAGCTCCAACGCAACCCTAGCGAAACGGAACTTGCAGCAGAACTCGATATCTCCGCAGATCAGCTCCACCACCTGTTGCAACTCCGTCGTCAGTCCCTCTCCCTAAACCACCGTGTTGGTAAGGGTGAAGATACTGAGTTAGTTGATCTCCTTGAAGATGATGGTCTCCAGCTCCCTGAAGAGCGCATGAGTGAGGCGATGATGCGCCAAGAGCTTTGGGATGTTCTTGGAGATGTTTTAACTGACCGTGAAAAGGAAGTGATTGCCCTTAGGTATGGTTTATCTTCTGAGCAGCCCCACACCCTTGAGGAGGTTGGTGGTATCTTTAACCTCTCTCGCGAGCGAGTTAGGCAAATCCAAAGTAAGGCAATGCGTAAGTTACGCCGTCCTCAGGTGGCTCGTAAACTAAAGAGCTGGTTGTACTAA
- a CDS encoding ATP-binding protein produces the protein MTLEFSHSEDLAPLNQLTEPQRQALLNIVYRVRASLDIKEILETTAAEIRQILGVDRVGIFQFRPHTGCRIGEFVAESVARKFPSAIATPVQDTCFSEQYVRGYQNGRIQAISDIYTAKLSQCHIDVLAQFEVRANLIVPLRVKGNLWGLFCVHQCRSPRDWQTQEIEFIRHLGHHLDIALQQAELLDHTLQQSERLRLLTQERDRFFSLSPNLFCVMNFDGDFIRVNPAWYDILGYVQDELINSNFWSFIHPDDEAITEAALSTLRKNNNHGSFNLEHRFRCSDGTYKYLAWSGTGVTSEKRIYGIARNVTKRKQLEFALEQRSHDLEKTLKKLKQTQSHLVQSAKMSSLGELVAGVAHEINNPVNFIYGNISHIEDYTQTLIKILEAYRQVYQEPPAEVTDLCQEVDLEFTLEDLPAVVNSIQVGANRIKDIVVSLRNFSRLDEANFKTVDVHEGIDNTILILQNRLKAKPDQSEIKIQKRYGDLPKIECYPGQLNQVFMNILSNAIDAIIDSKKSKNGIITISTTAILSEREILITIRDNGCGMDEETCSRIFDPFFTTKDVGKGTGLGMSISYQIITERHHGSLICKSQQGVGTEFDILLPFNQAEP, from the coding sequence ATGACATTAGAGTTTAGCCATAGCGAAGATCTTGCCCCGTTAAACCAATTAACTGAGCCACAACGGCAAGCTTTACTAAACATTGTTTACCGAGTACGAGCATCCCTTGATATTAAAGAGATTCTAGAGACAACGGCTGCTGAGATTCGGCAAATACTAGGGGTTGACCGCGTCGGTATTTTTCAGTTTCGCCCCCATACTGGCTGTCGTATTGGCGAATTTGTAGCGGAGTCCGTTGCAAGAAAATTTCCGTCGGCGATCGCCACTCCCGTACAAGATACCTGTTTCAGCGAGCAATACGTCCGAGGTTATCAAAACGGACGAATCCAAGCAATTAGCGACATATACACCGCCAAACTCAGCCAATGCCATATCGACGTATTGGCGCAATTTGAAGTCCGCGCAAATTTAATTGTACCCCTGCGGGTCAAAGGAAACCTATGGGGTTTATTTTGCGTACACCAATGCCGTAGCCCCCGAGATTGGCAAACCCAAGAAATCGAATTTATCAGACACCTTGGCCACCATCTAGATATTGCTTTACAGCAAGCAGAACTACTTGACCATACACTCCAACAATCTGAACGTCTCAGATTACTCACCCAAGAGCGCGATCGCTTTTTTAGTTTGTCACCCAACCTCTTTTGCGTAATGAATTTCGATGGAGACTTTATTCGAGTCAACCCAGCCTGGTACGACATCCTAGGCTACGTACAAGATGAACTAATCAACAGTAACTTTTGGTCATTTATCCATCCCGATGACGAGGCCATTACAGAAGCAGCGCTATCGACACTCCGCAAAAACAATAATCACGGCTCCTTTAACCTAGAGCATCGTTTCCGTTGTAGTGACGGCACGTACAAATATCTGGCATGGTCTGGTACTGGCGTAACCTCCGAAAAACGAATCTACGGGATTGCCCGCAATGTAACAAAACGCAAACAGCTCGAATTTGCCCTCGAACAACGGAGCCACGATTTAGAAAAAACCCTTAAAAAACTCAAACAAACCCAATCCCATCTCGTACAAAGCGCCAAAATGTCGAGCTTAGGAGAACTTGTGGCAGGCGTTGCCCACGAAATTAATAATCCCGTAAACTTCATCTATGGCAATATCAGCCATATCGAGGACTACACCCAAACTCTCATCAAAATCTTAGAAGCCTATCGACAGGTTTACCAAGAGCCTCCAGCAGAAGTTACGGATCTTTGCCAAGAAGTAGATCTCGAATTCACGTTAGAGGACTTACCAGCAGTCGTAAATTCCATTCAAGTTGGTGCAAATCGCATTAAAGATATCGTTGTTTCCTTACGCAACTTCTCGCGGCTCGACGAAGCAAACTTTAAAACTGTTGATGTCCATGAAGGAATTGACAATACTATTTTAATTTTGCAAAACCGCCTCAAAGCAAAACCAGACCAATCAGAAATTAAAATTCAGAAACGCTATGGCGACTTGCCAAAAATTGAATGTTACCCTGGTCAACTTAATCAGGTCTTTATGAATATTTTAAGCAATGCCATTGATGCAATCATCGATTCCAAGAAATCAAAAAATGGCATCATTACAATTTCAACAACAGCGATACTCAGCGAGCGAGAAATTTTAATTACGATTCGTGATAATGGCTGTGGCATGGACGAAGAAACTTGTAGCCGTATCTTTGACCCCTTTTTTACAACAAAAGATGTGGGGAAAGGAACTGGTTTAGGGATGTCCATTAGCTATCAAATTATTACCGAACGTCACCACGGTTCTTTAATCTGTAAGTCACAACAAGGTGTTGGTACAGAGTTCGACATTCTCCTGCCCTTCAATCAAGCCGAGCCCTAA
- the nadC gene encoding carboxylating nicotinate-nucleotide diphosphorylase — protein sequence MVTRKNFAKPPAWLLVDPLLQQWLQEDLGRGDRTTEALFTGKQAPAGEAKLILKAPGIVAGLPFVARVFQLIDRNFSMACSLDEGGAGEPKALIAELQAPLDTLLMGERVALNILMRLSGIATETAQYAQRIADLPTTLVDTRKTTPGLRLLEKYAVNVGGGRNHRYGLDDAMMIKDNHIQAAGGISEAIAAVRVHSPYPLAIEVEAETHDQAIEAVTQGADIVMLDNMPPAKMSEIIPKLREINPRIKLEASGNITLDTIRAVAETGVDFISTSATITRAPWLDISMKITA from the coding sequence ATGGTGACGCGTAAAAATTTCGCTAAGCCGCCTGCTTGGTTATTGGTCGATCCGTTATTACAACAATGGTTGCAGGAAGATCTTGGTCGCGGCGATCGCACCACTGAAGCATTATTTACTGGGAAACAAGCACCTGCGGGAGAAGCAAAATTAATTTTAAAAGCGCCGGGGATCGTTGCCGGCTTACCTTTTGTCGCAAGAGTTTTTCAGCTGATTGACCGAAATTTTTCAATGGCTTGCTCCCTCGATGAAGGAGGAGCTGGTGAACCTAAAGCTTTAATTGCTGAGCTTCAGGCTCCCCTTGATACGTTATTGATGGGTGAGCGGGTTGCGTTAAACATTTTGATGCGTCTGAGTGGGATCGCCACAGAAACGGCTCAGTATGCCCAAAGGATTGCAGATTTACCCACAACTCTTGTAGACACTCGCAAAACGACACCGGGCTTACGATTACTCGAAAAGTACGCTGTCAATGTTGGCGGTGGCCGCAATCATCGTTATGGTTTGGATGATGCCATGATGATCAAAGATAATCATATCCAAGCGGCTGGGGGCATCTCCGAGGCGATCGCCGCAGTGCGTGTCCATAGTCCTTATCCGCTGGCGATCGAAGTCGAAGCGGAAACCCACGACCAAGCCATTGAAGCTGTTACACAAGGTGCTGATATTGTGATGCTGGACAATATGCCGCCAGCAAAAATGTCCGAAATTATTCCTAAATTGCGCGAGATTAATCCCCGCATCAAATTAGAAGCGTCTGGCAATATTACCCTCGATACCATTCGGGCAGTCGCAGAAACTGGCGTTGATTTTATTTCCACCAGTGCCACCATTACTCGTGCGCCGTGGCTGGATATCAGTATGAAAATTACGGCTTAA
- the petD gene encoding cytochrome b6-f complex subunit IV, with protein sequence MSVMKKPDLSDPSLRAKLAQNMGHNYYGEPAWPNDILFTFPICIAGTIGLIAGLAILDPAMVGEPGNPFATPLEILPEWYLYPVFQILRVLPNKLLGIACQGAIPLGLMMVPFIESVNKFQNPFRRPVAMTVFLFGTAVTLWLGAGSCFPIDESLTLGLF encoded by the coding sequence ATGTCTGTCATGAAAAAACCGGATCTTAGCGATCCTTCACTCCGGGCAAAGTTGGCTCAAAACATGGGACACAATTACTATGGTGAGCCTGCTTGGCCTAACGATATCTTGTTCACTTTCCCCATTTGTATTGCGGGAACCATCGGTCTGATTGCTGGTTTAGCAATTCTTGACCCTGCAATGGTCGGTGAACCCGGTAATCCTTTTGCAACGCCCTTGGAAATTTTACCTGAGTGGTATTTATACCCCGTTTTCCAAATTTTGCGCGTTCTTCCCAATAAGCTTCTTGGCATTGCCTGCCAAGGCGCGATCCCTCTCGGTTTGATGATGGTTCCCTTCATCGAGAGTGTCAACAAATTCCAAAACCCTTTCCGTCGCCCTGTGGCAATGACTGTCTTCCTCTTTGGAACAGCCGTTACCCTTTGGCTCGGTGCAGGTTCTTGTTTCCCCATTGATGAGTCTTTAACTCTAGGCTTGTTTTAA
- the priA gene encoding primosomal protein N' has translation MVTANFWVEVLVDSPFAQGLFTYVIPAGTMVNPGDIVSVGFGSQQVGATAIRLLSDLPPYLDPEQIKPIEEIVARGFFSPTYWQLLWQVSDYYQADPMAVIKAALPPGLLRRSQTRIRLRKDVLETSKQRSLSSVAMAVLVCLQGGSSAGYTVKYVKRQIKSADKGIKELLKNGLIEQYLQTPAIAKVQKRKSVSILSNQTELSKRQQEIFLVLQHHGGEMWLDELVAVAKTTAATLDKMSKAGAVAIAEREKLRLHKSPEQQRDQVKTLTFDQQSAVEKILAMDSYGEVLLHGVTGSGKTEVYLQAIAQVLQRQKSALVLVPEIGLTPQLLDRFTARFGDKVLVYHSGLSTGERFDTWRRMLLPIPQIVIGTRSAIFAPLRNLGIVILDEEHDTSYKQDQKTPHYHARTVARWRTQQENCPLILGSATPALDTWQRFQTPQPEHCYLPLPERIQARPLPPVTVVDMRQELRRKNFSLFSKPLRSALHQLKEAKEQGILFVARRGHSTFVSCRSCGYKMVCPYCDVTLSYHYVKEGSAQTLRCHYCNYSQLQPKFCPECGSSLFKFFGNGTQKVVQAMREEFPELRCLRFDSDTTRRKGAHRDLLGQFARGEADILLGTQMLTKGLDVSQVTLVGILAADGLLFQSDFRAAERTFQTLVQVAGRAGRGDRPGKVILQTYSPDDPVIQAVKNHNYEKFATQILAEREMLNYPPFGKLVLIRLTGESHDLVKQTTEAIADQCQKILDIDDELLGPVPANIARIANRWRWQVVLKFSPDKTKIPDLRHLQKNCPRQVSFSINVDPIYLD, from the coding sequence ATGGTCACAGCAAATTTTTGGGTTGAAGTCTTAGTAGATTCCCCTTTTGCTCAAGGACTATTTACCTATGTTATTCCGGCGGGAACAATGGTAAATCCGGGTGATATTGTTTCTGTGGGTTTTGGGTCACAGCAGGTGGGGGCGACCGCCATTCGTCTGTTGTCAGACCTGCCGCCCTATCTTGATCCCGAGCAAATTAAACCCATTGAAGAAATTGTTGCCCGGGGCTTTTTTTCGCCGACCTATTGGCAGCTTCTTTGGCAGGTTTCAGACTATTACCAGGCTGATCCCATGGCGGTTATTAAAGCGGCTTTGCCACCGGGTTTATTGCGGCGATCCCAGACTCGTATTCGGTTACGAAAAGATGTCTTGGAGACTTCAAAGCAACGGTCACTTTCATCTGTAGCAATGGCTGTTTTGGTGTGTCTACAGGGGGGATCATCAGCGGGTTACACCGTAAAGTATGTCAAACGGCAAATTAAGTCGGCAGATAAGGGCATTAAGGAGCTGTTAAAAAACGGCTTAATTGAGCAATATTTACAAACTCCGGCGATCGCCAAGGTGCAAAAACGTAAGTCCGTAAGCATCCTTTCAAATCAAACAGAGCTAAGTAAGCGTCAACAGGAAATTTTCCTCGTCCTGCAACATCATGGTGGCGAAATGTGGCTAGATGAGCTGGTGGCGGTAGCCAAAACGACGGCGGCGACGCTCGACAAAATGTCCAAAGCCGGGGCTGTGGCGATCGCCGAGCGGGAAAAACTGAGATTACACAAGTCGCCAGAGCAGCAACGCGATCAAGTTAAAACCCTTACCTTTGATCAACAAAGTGCTGTTGAAAAAATTTTGGCGATGGATAGTTACGGTGAGGTTTTGCTCCATGGTGTGACAGGTTCTGGCAAAACGGAAGTCTATCTTCAGGCGATCGCCCAAGTCCTACAACGACAAAAATCCGCCCTCGTACTCGTGCCCGAAATTGGCCTCACCCCCCAACTTTTAGATCGTTTTACCGCCCGTTTCGGTGACAAGGTTTTGGTCTACCACAGCGGTTTATCCACCGGAGAGCGCTTTGATACCTGGCGACGCATGCTATTGCCGATCCCCCAAATTGTCATTGGCACTCGCTCAGCAATCTTTGCTCCCCTACGGAATTTAGGCATCGTCATTCTCGATGAGGAACATGACACCAGCTATAAACAAGATCAAAAAACACCCCATTACCACGCTCGAACCGTCGCCCGATGGCGTACCCAACAAGAAAATTGCCCCCTGATTCTTGGTTCTGCCACCCCCGCTTTAGACACTTGGCAACGGTTTCAAACCCCACAACCTGAACATTGCTATCTACCTTTACCGGAACGCATTCAAGCAAGACCTTTACCCCCTGTAACGGTGGTGGATATGCGCCAAGAACTACGCCGGAAAAATTTTTCCCTGTTTAGTAAGCCACTGCGCTCAGCCCTCCACCAGCTTAAAGAAGCTAAAGAACAGGGAATTTTATTTGTGGCACGGCGCGGCCACAGTACATTTGTATCTTGTCGTAGTTGTGGCTACAAAATGGTTTGTCCCTACTGTGATGTCACCTTGTCGTACCACTACGTCAAAGAAGGCAGCGCTCAAACCCTAAGATGTCACTATTGCAACTACAGCCAATTACAGCCGAAATTTTGTCCTGAATGCGGTTCTTCGCTGTTTAAATTTTTTGGTAATGGTACACAAAAGGTGGTGCAGGCAATGCGTGAAGAATTTCCAGAGTTGCGTTGCCTGAGATTTGATAGCGATACCACACGACGAAAGGGTGCTCACCGGGATTTGTTGGGGCAATTTGCGCGGGGTGAGGCGGATATTTTGTTGGGCACGCAGATGCTGACTAAAGGGTTAGATGTGTCGCAGGTAACGTTGGTGGGGATTTTGGCGGCAGATGGTCTATTGTTTCAGAGTGATTTTCGGGCAGCGGAAAGAACGTTTCAAACTTTGGTGCAAGTGGCTGGCCGGGCTGGTCGCGGCGATCGCCCCGGAAAAGTAATTTTGCAAACCTACTCACCGGATGATCCCGTTATTCAAGCGGTTAAAAACCATAACTATGAAAAATTTGCGACCCAGATTTTAGCGGAACGGGAAATGCTGAACTATCCTCCCTTTGGCAAACTTGTGCTGATTCGACTGACGGGGGAAAGCCATGATCTCGTCAAGCAAACCACTGAGGCGATCGCCGACCAATGTCAAAAAATCCTCGATATTGATGACGAGCTCTTAGGCCCTGTTCCGGCCAATATTGCCCGCATTGCGAATCGATGGCGGTGGCAGGTTGTTTTAAAATTTTCGCCCGATAAAACAAAAATTCCCGACCTACGCCATTTACAAAAAAATTGTCCGCGCCAAGTCAGTTTTTCGATTAATGTCGATCCCATTTATCTCGATTAA